ATCGACTTACAAAGTCGTGTAGATAAATATCAAGGGTTTGAGAAAATTTTTGCTCGTGGACTTACAGACGGAGAGAAAAATGAAAAGGTCATTCAAATAACTACTGGAAGAGATTGCTTCGTTAAGTTCTGTAAAGGGTTCAGAAATACTTACAGAGAGAATAAAGAGGCTAATCCAGAAATGAAAGAGCGTGAATTATGTAATAAATCTTACTTGGAGTATTATGAAAAACATCATTCTGATTTAGGGCATTACTTCAGAAACCTTTATCATATTTTCAAGTTCATCAAAAATTCTGATGAAGTGGATAAAAAAAGATATACAAGTCTTGTAAGAGCACAATTGTCAAATGATGAATTATTTTTACTTTTTTATAATAGTTCATCTGATTTTGGTAAGGACAAATTCCTTCCGTTGATTGAAGAATTTCATCTTTTAAAGAATCTGAACAGAGAATTTTTTATTAAAGAAAACAAACACGATATTTTTTATAAATCAAGTGCTTATGGATAAAAATAACGTTTACCAACAATGTGTATAATTCATTGCTAGTAAAGGCTTACTTATGAAAATCCTCGCGGATTTTCTATTCGGTTTGTATTTGCTAAATTAGTTACTGAAACACGCAACGAAATCATACACTAGACCGTTAGGGATAATTAAAAAAAAATGACTGAAATTGAATATTTAAATTCTGAACCTATAAAAGAAGGAATCAACAAACTTTCTAACAATATAAGAACAGAAAGAAGTGATTTGGAAAACTATCTATCTATTTATGCCGATAAATCGATTATAAGTAGGTTAGACAATAATAACAATCAAGTTATATTTGGCCGAAGAGGCACAGGAAAAACACATTTGTTATATGCCTTTGAGGATTCAGTTTTAAAAAAAGGAGATGAAATTGGAGAAATTACTAGTTTTCCTATATACATAGATTTACGTAAGTTTCTTCCATTATTCACAGCAAATTCTAATCCAAATATTGAAACCTCAATTATCATTTTTCAATCTTTACTCAATGAAATAATCAATAAAATATTGAATCATTCAAAGTATATTTTTGGAATAAACGAGTACGGAACTTACTCTAGAACAGAACTCGAAAGAATAGAAAAATTAAAAACGATTCTAAAAAAAATAAACATTGAATTTGATGGGAAAATTTTTAAAAAGCTTAGTGATTTTGAATTTTCAGTTGAAGAACAACAAAACCTTAAAAAAAGTTTAAATGTTTCTACAGAAGAAGCCAACATAGGCATAAATAAAGAAAACGGAAAAAAAGTAACTTTCTCTCAAGAGAACATTCAATATATTTCGTTCAATGAAATCTCTAAAATTTTAGATGATTTAACTTATCACATTAACGGTGTTAGAATATTATGTTTACTTGACGAATGGTCAGAAGTCCCTATTAATCTTCAACCGTATTTGGCTGAACTATTAAAAAGAACTTTCATAGCGTCAAACTATACTTTTAAAATTGCCGCTATTCCTTACAGAACAAGGTTAAGAACAACAACATATGGTAATATAAAAATTGGTTTAGAGGAAGGTGGTGATATATTTCCAATTAATATTGATAATAGGTACATATATGAGAAAGATAAAAATACTACTCGAAACTTTTATAACGAACTTTTAAGAAACCATTTAATTGAAATTAATAAAGACGTTTTTGAGAGCATAGATGAAAAAAAATTCATAAATATTTTCTTTGCTACACAAGCATTGTCTGAAATATTAATAGCATCGGCCGGTATTCCTAGAGATTTTATTAACTTATTTATTTTATCTTATAACAATAGAACAAATCTTAAACAAAGAATTATTTTAAAAAATGTAAGGAATGCTACGACTGAATGGTATTCTTCAGATAAAAAAGAAGAAATTGATAAGGACCCACTTACTAAAAAGTTTTTTGAAGATTTAGTTAATCAAATAGTTGTAGAAAAAAACAAAACTCATTTTTTATTACCACAGAGGTTTTCTGATAACCTACAAATTAAAAAACTAGTAGATTTAAGAGCTTTACATTTAAGAGAAAAAGGTATTTCACATAGACACATACATAGTAAAAGTTATGATGTTTATTCAATCGACTATGGTAGCTATACTAGTTTAGACATTACCAAAAATACACTGGATACAGATTTTAATGAAATGATAAATCAAGTAAAAACTATTGAAAATATCAGAGATGCACGTTCCCTATCAATAGAAGATGAATTTTTTGATAAATTTAACTTGGCAGTAGGTCAAGGTATAAAGTGTCCTTCTTGCTCTAAAACAATTGATACAAATCACTTGGCTTATATCAAACAGAAAATCTGTAATAATTGTTTCGAGAAAGTGGAATAAAAAACTATGCCTAACATAGGCTATAATTAATACGGATTTTAGTGTTTAATCTAAAGTTTAGTGTATTTATAAGGTCGTCAAATTTTTTGATTTGACTTTTGAATAAGAAAAAATAAAAGCAAACAAAATGCTTCGCCTTGGTGCTAAATCGGGAAGTCTCCTCTTCCCTATTTCCGTACTAATCATAGCCGAAGCCGTTACAAGAAATTTAAAAAAAATATGCAATCAAAACTTGAAGTAACCAATTTAATTTCACCAATAATAAGTATTTATAAAGCTCTTAGCGATGAGTGGAATAATTTACTTGACGAAGGACTTTATACATACACTCATAGTCAATTATCTAAATATTATTATGTAAATACATTTTTACATAGATGGGAAAAAATCAAGTTTACTAATGTATATTATCCTATTAAATCTAAATACAAAGAATTAGAAACTGATTTTACTGACTTAGATGATTTATTTAAAGAATATCAGTATTTTTCATTAGTAGGTAAAGCAGGTAGTGGAAAAAGTACATTAGTAAAACATATATTTATTCAGTGTTTAAAACAAAAATTAAAACTTCCAATATTAATAGAACTAAGAAATCTTAATAAAGCTGATACAAAAAGCTTAAAAGAATATATTTCAAAAAAAATACTAACTAATAATGTTAAACCAAATCAGAATATATTGGAACGAGCATTATCAGAAGGTAAATTTCTATTCATTCTAGATGGATATGATGAGCTCTTTTCGGATTCCAAACATGAAATTAGAACAGAAATTGAAGAATTTATAGATTTATACTTCAATAATTGTTTCATTATTACGTCTAGACCTGGAGCTGGAATTGAAAATTTTCCGAGATTTTATGAATTTAGGATACTTGACATTGATGCTAAAGAGATCCCTTCTTTTATAAAAAAAATGAAAATTGACGAAGAACGTGAAAGAAGAATTAATGATGCTATATCGAATAATCTTGATAAAGGTATTATGTCATATTTAAGAAATCCGTTACTTCTTTCAATGTTCATTTTATCTTTTGAAAATCATCCTGAGATTCCAAGTAAAAAAAGTGCATTTTATAGGAATGTATTTGATACTCTATACTCAAAACATGATGGGATAACAAAAAGTAGTTTTCCAAGAGAAAAAACTTCTAGTTTAGATAGGGAGGAATTTGAAGAATTACTTCAATACTTCTCGTACATTACATTTTTCAATGGCGAATACACATTTATTGAATCAAGAATAATTGAAGTTTTTCAAATAATTAAAAAGAAAGTCTCTCATCTTAATTTTGATTCAAAAAAATTGTTTTTTGATTTACGAGTACCAATATCAATACTTATTAAAGATGGCTATGAATTTAAATTCCCTCATAGGTCTATGCAAGAATACTTTGCTGCAAAATTTATTTCATCTTTAAAACCAAATCAAAAAGAGACGGCTTATTCTAGATACAAAAACTTATTAATTCAAAGTGAAGATATTGGTTTTGGTTTTTGGGATATTTCTTATGAAATAGATAAGTATTCTTTTACGAAGTATTTCTTATTACCAAAAGCTAAAGAAATAATTACTTATTTTTCCAAAGTAAATAGTTTAAAGAGCTTTCAAGATTTTGCTAAAACATTAAGTTTAAGTTTTAGTTTTGCTCAGAATAAAAAAGGAGAAATTCTAAATATTAGTTTTGACTCAGGCATAGGTAGGCAATTTATTTATGTAGAAGAATTCAAAATCTTTTCTTTATTAGGAATTGAAAAAATAATTCATGATACAATTGAATTAATTTATAAACAATTTCCAACTAAACTTACACCAGAATATTATGAATATATTATAGATGTTTTTGAGTTAAATAAAATCAAAGACTATAGTGAAATTTCTAGATACTCCGCTACTTTAACAGAAATGATGAATGAAAAATTATTTGATTTATTAGTAAAAAAAGAAGCCCTAAAAAAAATAGAAGTGATGTGTGTAAACTTAAGGAAATCAATAGTGAAAATTAATAAATCAATTGAAAATCAAAACCAAAATATTTCAGACTTGCTTGAATTTTAATATTAAAATAACTACGGCCAACAATGGCTATAAGGAATTGCTTATTCTCATCTACTTCTGAAAATCCTCACGGATTTTCAGTCTAATCTGTCCTTATGAATTCACTATTAAAATAGATAAATAAATGAGTAAATTTTTAACAGGAAAACCACTTGAAGAAAAATTAACTGACATCATATGGAATGCAAAAAAATATGTAGTAATTGTTT
This genomic stretch from Tenacibaculum jejuense harbors:
- a CDS encoding putative phage abortive infection protein, which encodes MKNVLTEKFSRRLLIFGFILLVLGFVLFVWNDWSFSTSDKIKAGKVGQFGDFVGGLIGSIWALAGVVLFYVALTEQRSDFATNRKVLDAQTEALKQQIKEFELQREELSETRKVFNIQSETLKKQQFESTFFNLVNLHHEIVNSIDLQSRVDKYQGFEKIFARGLTDGEKNEKVIQITTGRDCFVKFCKGFRNTYRENKEANPEMKERELCNKSYLEYYEKHHSDLGHYFRNLYHIFKFIKNSDEVDKKRYTSLVRAQLSNDELFLLFYNSSSDFGKDKFLPLIEEFHLLKNLNREFFIKENKHDIFYKSSAYG
- a CDS encoding NACHT domain-containing protein is translated as MQSKLEVTNLISPIISIYKALSDEWNNLLDEGLYTYTHSQLSKYYYVNTFLHRWEKIKFTNVYYPIKSKYKELETDFTDLDDLFKEYQYFSLVGKAGSGKSTLVKHIFIQCLKQKLKLPILIELRNLNKADTKSLKEYISKKILTNNVKPNQNILERALSEGKFLFILDGYDELFSDSKHEIRTEIEEFIDLYFNNCFIITSRPGAGIENFPRFYEFRILDIDAKEIPSFIKKMKIDEERERRINDAISNNLDKGIMSYLRNPLLLSMFILSFENHPEIPSKKSAFYRNVFDTLYSKHDGITKSSFPREKTSSLDREEFEELLQYFSYITFFNGEYTFIESRIIEVFQIIKKKVSHLNFDSKKLFFDLRVPISILIKDGYEFKFPHRSMQEYFAAKFISSLKPNQKETAYSRYKNLLIQSEDIGFGFWDISYEIDKYSFTKYFLLPKAKEIITYFSKVNSLKSFQDFAKTLSLSFSFAQNKKGEILNISFDSGIGRQFIYVEEFKIFSLLGIEKIIHDTIELIYKQFPTKLTPEYYEYIIDVFELNKIKDYSEISRYSATLTEMMNEKLFDLLVKKEALKKIEVMCVNLRKSIVKINKSIENQNQNISDLLEF
- a CDS encoding ORC-CDC6 family AAA ATPase: MTEIEYLNSEPIKEGINKLSNNIRTERSDLENYLSIYADKSIISRLDNNNNQVIFGRRGTGKTHLLYAFEDSVLKKGDEIGEITSFPIYIDLRKFLPLFTANSNPNIETSIIIFQSLLNEIINKILNHSKYIFGINEYGTYSRTELERIEKLKTILKKINIEFDGKIFKKLSDFEFSVEEQQNLKKSLNVSTEEANIGINKENGKKVTFSQENIQYISFNEISKILDDLTYHINGVRILCLLDEWSEVPINLQPYLAELLKRTFIASNYTFKIAAIPYRTRLRTTTYGNIKIGLEEGGDIFPINIDNRYIYEKDKNTTRNFYNELLRNHLIEINKDVFESIDEKKFINIFFATQALSEILIASAGIPRDFINLFILSYNNRTNLKQRIILKNVRNATTEWYSSDKKEEIDKDPLTKKFFEDLVNQIVVEKNKTHFLLPQRFSDNLQIKKLVDLRALHLREKGISHRHIHSKSYDVYSIDYGSYTSLDITKNTLDTDFNEMINQVKTIENIRDARSLSIEDEFFDKFNLAVGQGIKCPSCSKTIDTNHLAYIKQKICNNCFEKVE